In Dioscorea cayenensis subsp. rotundata cultivar TDr96_F1 chromosome 9, TDr96_F1_v2_PseudoChromosome.rev07_lg8_w22 25.fasta, whole genome shotgun sequence, a genomic segment contains:
- the LOC120268987 gene encoding methylthioribose kinase 1-like, translated as MAAPAPEGFRPLDEKSLVEYIKATPALSSRLGNQLDSLSVKEVGDGNLNFVYIVIGPAGSLVIKQALPYVRCVGDSWPLSKERAYFESSALKDHGRLCPDHVPEVYHFDRPMSLIGMRYIEPPHIILRKGLIAGIEYPLLAEHMADYMAKTLYFTSLLYCSTLDHRAAVAEYCGNVDLCRLTEQVIFSDPYKIAKYNRWTSPYLDQDAEAIREDDILKVEVAELKSMFCERAQALIHGDLHTGSIMVTSDSTQVIDPEFAFYGPMGYDIGAFLGNLILAFFAQDGHSGEGNDHGPYKKWILKTIEETWNLFHQKFIFLWNEHKDGAGEAYPSDIYNKPGVQLLAQKKYMSNLFHDTLGFGAAKMIRRIVGIAHVEDFESIQDAQKRAYCERRALECAKKLLKERCQFESIDQVISVIQEISV; from the exons GGTCGAGTATATAAAGGCCACACCGGCGCTGTCCTCGCGGCTCGGGAACCAGCTTGATTCCCTCAGCGTCAAGGAGGTCGGCGATGGCAATCTCAACTTTGTTTACATCGTCATCGGCCCTGCTGGATCCCTTGTCATCAAGCAG GCTTTGCCGTATGTTCGTTGTGTTGGGGACTCATGGCCATTGTCGAAGGAGCGAGCATATTTTGAATCATCGGCTTTGAAAGATCATGGTCGGTTGTGTCCAGACCATGTCCCAGAAGTATATCATTTTGACCGCCCTATGTCATTGATTGGCATGCGGTACATAGAGCCTCCACACATTATTCTACGGAAAGGATTGATTGCTGGAATTGAATATCCACTACTTGCAGAACATATGGCTGATTATATGGCAAAAACACTTTACTTCACATCTCTTCTTTATTGTTCAACTTTAGATCATAGAGCTGCAG TGGCAGAATATTGTGGGAACGTGGACCTATGTAGGCTTACAGAGCAGGTCATCTTCTCAGATCCATATAAAATTGCTAAGTATAATCGTTGGACGTCTCCATACCTTGATCAAGATGCTGAAGCAATTCGAGAGGATGATATACTAAAAGTTGAAGTGGCTGAGTTGAAGTCCAT GTTCTGTGAAAGAGCACAAGCTCTAATCCATGGAGATCTTCACACTGGGTCTATAATGGTGACAAGTGATTCTACTCAAGTTATAGATCCAGAATTTGCATTTTACGGACCTATGGGTTATGACATAGGAGCATTTTTAGGAAATTTGATTTTGGCCTTCTTTGCACAAGATGGACATAGTGGTGAAGGAAATGACCATGGA CCATACAAAAAGTGGATCTTGAAGACAATTGAAGAGACATGGAACCTTTTCCATCAGAAGTTCATTTTCCTTTGGAATGAACACAAGGATGGGGCTGGTGAGGCATATCCTTCAGATATATACAATAAACCAGGGGTACAGCTCCTTGCACAGAAGAAGTACATGAGCAACTTGTTTCATGATACTCTTGGTTTTGGTGCTGCGAAAATGATCAG GAGGATTGTGGGTATTGCCCACGTAGAAGATTTCGAGTCGATCCAAGATGCTCAAAAGCGAGCTTATTGTGAACGTCGGGCTCTTGAATGCGCGAAGAAGCTTCTGAAGGAGAGATGCCAATTTGAATCTATTGATCAAGTTATTTCGGTAATTCAGGAGATATCAGTTTGA